One Ancylobacter novellus DSM 506 genomic window, TTGAATTACAGCCGAAGGGCAGGGCGCTGTTCGGCATCGTGCAGGGCGGCGACGCCCCGGAGCTGCGCGAGGAATCCGCCCGCGGGCTCGTCGACATCGGCTTTCCCGGCTACTCCATCGGCGGCCTCGCGGTCGGCGAGCCGCAGGAGGTGATGCTGCGGATGCTGGAGGTGGTGAACCCGATCCTGCCGACGGACCGGCCGCGCTACCTGATGGGCGTCGGCACGCCCGACGACATTATCGAAAGCGTGGCGCGCGGCGTCGACATGTTCGACTGCGTGATGCCGACCCGCTCCGGCCGGCACGCGCTGGCCTTCACCCGCTTCGGCCGCATCAATCTGAAGAATGCCCGCCACGCCGACGACCCGCGCCCGCTGGACGAGGAGAGCGACTGCCCGGCGGCGCGCGACTACAGCCGCGCCTATCTCCACCACCTCGTCCGCTGCGACGAGATGCTCGGCTCGATGCTGCTGACCTGGGTGAACCTCGCCTATTACCAGCACCTGATGGCCGGCATCCGCGCCGCCATCGCCGAGGGCCGGTTCAAGGCGTTCAAGGCCGAGGTGAAGGAAGGCTGGGCGCGCGGGGACATTCCGGCTCGGTGACTACCCTCACGAAGAGCAGACCGTCATCCTGAGGTGCGAGCGAAGCGAGCCTCGAAGGATGCTCGCCTCGCGCGCCCGGATAACATCCTTCGAGGCCCGGCTTGCGCCGGGCACCTCAGGATGACGTTGCACAGGAACGGGATGCACTCACCCGTGCAGCTTGGCGGCGATGCCGGCCACGTGGCGGCCCTGGTAACGGGCGCCCTCAAGCTCCACCGCCGAGGGGAAGCGGGCACCGTCGCCGCCGGTGATCGTCGAGGCGCCATAGGGCGAGCCCCCCTTGATCTCGTCGAGGCCGGTCTGGCCCTGGAAGGCATAGGGCAGGCCGACCACCACCATGCCGTGATGCAGCAGGGTCGGGATGAAGCTGAGGATAGTCGATTCCTGCCCGCCATGCTGGGTGGCCGACGAGGTGAACACCGAGCCGACCTTGCCGACCAGCGCGCCGGTGAACCAGAGGCCGCCGGTCTGGTCCATGAAGCTGCGGAGCTGCGAGGTCACGTTGCCGAAGCGGGTGCCCGAGCCGAAGATGATTGCGTCATAGTCCTTCAACTCGTCGACGGTCGCCACCGGCGCCTTCTGGTCGAGCTTGAAGCCGGCCTTCTGCGCCACTTCGAGCGGCGCGGTCTCCGGCACGCGCTTGATCGTCACCTCGGCCCCTGCCTCGCGGGCGCCCTCGGCGACGGCCTCGGCCATGGCCTCGATGTGGCCGTAGGACGAGTAGTAGAGAACAAGAACTTTGGCCATGTCACCAACTCCTGGATCGGTTCGCCGGGCCGGTCCTCGGCCCCGCCAAATGGGATGGCGCAAAGTTAGGGTCGTCGCCGCTGCATCGGAAGCGGTATGATCGACAGGGCGGTCTTGCGGGAATGCAATCAGAAAACACTCACCGCTGCCAAGTTGCCATCTTCGCAAGGTCGTGGGCGATCGGGACGGGCGGCTTGCCTTCGGCGGGCGAAACCCTTAAGCCCCCTCACCGTGGGAGCCCGTAGCTCAGCCGGTAGAGCACGTGACTTTTAATCATGGGGTCCTGGGTTCGAGTCCCAGCGGGCTCACCACTTCCCGAACAGCAGTGATCTTCGGCTTGCCCCGTGGTTGCGGGAGGCGCCGCAGATGCCGCGCAGGTCTAGCCGCGCCGGGCGCGGTATTCGCGCAAGGCGTTCGACAAGATGCCCTCGGCGAGGCGCACATGTCCCTTACGCAAGGTCTCCAAGGCGCTCTCCGCCGCCGCATGAAGATAATCGTCTTCCGTCCCTCTCGACGGGGAAAAACGATTCTGACCTTCAAACCTGGCCATCAGACCCAGCACGATGGCGATGAAGGCGCCTTTCAGCTCCAACACGACTCATCTCCGCGATAATTCTATTTTAATTATATTCACGTCCGCGCCTGAACGTGTCGAGTCTCAATTTGCCGCGGCCGGCTAACGAAGGCGCGGGAACGGCGAGCCGGTACGCCGGTATCGGAACCGGATTGCGCCCGGCGACGCAGCCTCGATGTTCGAAGTCCCATACCGTACGATTTCTTGATTAAATTCGTGCTATATACTTCCCACTCGCTTGTGATGTCTTCCGTATTATAATGCCGACCAATAATGGCGAGGTTGACCCTTGCGGCATCTCCACTAGAATCAAGGCTGCGGGAGGTCGAACCGGGAGATCTCGCAATGGGGGAAGGATCGCTTCTGTTCAAGGCGGCGCTGCTCGTCTTCGTCGCCTTCCTCGTGCTCTTCGTCTTTCGCGTCGTCTGACGGTGTGACCACCGGCGGTCGCCGCCTCACTTGCTGGTCATGCTTTCCAGCCGCGTGATCACTTCCTGGTGGAACGGCTCCATCGCATCGATGGTGGTGTGGTCGATGCCGGGCTGGTCGGAGAGATCGACATTCTGGAGGTCGCCGGCATAGCCGGGCACCGCGCTTACCGGCACGCCGAAGCCGTCCTGCGCCCAGAAATTGATGAACACGGCGACGTTCGCGGGCACCTGCCCGGGGTCGGTGGCGTCGAAGGTGACGCCGAGATCGACCGGAATGTTCTGCTGTTGAATGCTCGTCGCCACCGAGATCACGGCATTGGCGCCGAGCGAATGGCCGATAAGCACCACCGGGCCGGTGTGGCCGCCCTCGGCGCGCTGGTTGATCAGGTCGATCACCTTCTGCGCCTCGTCCCAGCCATAGATCTCCGAATGGTAGCCCTGCGCGACCAGCTCCTTCATCAGATCGTCGAGGCCGAGCGAGAACACGCCGAACAGGCCGCGGATCAGATAGACATGGGTGTCCGCGCGCGAGGGCAGGGCGGGCGCTGGCCGGCCATGCAGCGGCTGGTGTGCCGTGTTGGCGAGGGCCAGACCCGCCGGGAGAAGAAGAGGCGACAGCACGATCAGGCGGCGCGGCAGTTTCATTCCCTTCCCCCGAGACGTAACAAAGCCGCCAGTTGCGGCGCGTCCGCTTTATCCATGGCCGACATGCCGGTATCAAGACGCCGGCGTCGCGCCGCCGCGCCTCGATCTGTGAGGATATTCATGCCCGCCACCAGCGCCCTTGTCCCGACCGCCCATGCCAGCCGCTATCTGCAGCAGCTCTGCAAGCATTGGGCGCACAAGCTCGAGGTATCCTTCACGCCCGAGCATGGCACCGTGAAGCTGCCGGACGGCGCGATGGCGACCATGGACGCCGGGCCGGAGGCGCTCGACGTGTGCATCCAAGCGAGCGATGCCGAGACGTTGGAGCGGATGAAGGACGTGGTGGCACGCCATCTCGACCGCTTCGCCTTCCGCGAGGCGCCGCTCCCCTTCGACTGGAAGGATGTTTGAGGGACGTCCTACAAACCTCCCCCGGCTGGTGGTATTGTGGCACAGCTTGCGGGGAGGCTTGAATGCTGAGGTCGGTTTTCGCTGTTGTCTTGCTACTTGCGTTATCGGCTCCGGCGGCGGCGCAATGGGTCTACCAAAGCGACGGTGGTGAATTTGACGATGATCCGCTGCATCTCGCAGTCACAGCAGCGGGAAAATACGCATTCGGTCTTCGGTGCCGTAAGGATTCGACAGAAATCGTGTTTCTGACTCCCGAGCGAATTTCCGATGACAACATTGTCGAGCCGATGAACGCTCTCGAACCGAAACTTCGTGTGCGAATAGACAAAGGTGAGATACGTTCCTTTGATGCCAGCATCGACGATGCTGATGGAAAGCTCGCCGTCATCGCGGATGTGGATGTTGATTTTTACGAGTCGGTGAGGGATGCGAAATCGTCCGTATCCGTTGTTCTCACCAGCTTAGGAAAGAACTACCACGAGACGAAATTCAATGTGCGCGGCTCGAAAGCGGCAATAGCCAAGCTTATCAAGGGATGCGCGTTGCCCGCCAGCTAGGCTGGTATCCTCACTAGCCCGCCTTGCGCAGGCGGAAGACCAGCACGTCGCCCTCCGTCTCCTGCCCGTCGAGCAGATGACCGTCCTGCCGCACCATGTGGGGGATGTCGATCACCGCCATCGGGTCGGTGCACTCGACGATGATGGCCGCGCCCGGCGCGGCGCGCTCCAGCGCCCGGCGGGCATGCAGCGCCGGCAGGGGGCATTTCAGCCCCCTCAGGTCGAGCCGCAGCGGCACGGTGCGTTCATCCATCGGACAACTCCTCGCCTTCGCGTAGGATGAAGCCGGCCGGCGGGCAAGCGCAAAGCCGCTTCGGCTGCCTTGACAGCCGGCGGCGCAGCGCCGAAGGGCGAAGTGCCGGGCGTGAACAGAGGGAGACGAAGATGCGGCTGATCGGCTTTGCGGGATGGAGCGGTGCGGGCAAGACCACGCTGCTGGCGCGGCTGATCCCGGTACTGGTCGGGCGCGGCCATCGCGTCTCCACCATCAAGCACGCGCATCACAATTTCGATGTCGACCAGCCGGGCAAGGATTCGCACACGCACCGCGTGGTCGGCGCCACCGAGGTCCTGGTTTCCTCCGCCAATCGCTGGGCGCTGATGCACGAATTGCGCGGCGCGCCGGAGCCGGACCTGCCGGAATTGCTCGCGCATCTGGCGCCGGTGGACCTGGTGCTGGTCGAGGGCTTCAAGCGCGACCACCATCCCAAGATCGAGATCCATCGCGCCGAGGTGGGCAAGCCCTTCCTGCACCCGGAGGACCCCTACATCGTCGCCATCGCCTCGGATGCGCCGCTGGCCGATGCGCCGCTGCCGGTGCTGGATCTCGACGATGTCGAGGCGGTCGCCGATTTCGTCGACCAGCACGCGGCGCCGATCGACGGCATCGGCTGGCGGCCCAGTGCGGATCAGAGCGCCGGATAGGCCGCGAGGAGGCGCTCGGCCTCGGCGAGGTCGTCCGGCGTGTTGACGTTGAAGAACGGATCGAAGGGCTCGGCCGGCCATTCGACCGCGACGGCGCCGACACGTTCGGTCCAGCGGTCGACGCGGCGCTCACCGTCCGCCAGCAGCCGGCGCAGCTCGTCGCGTGCTGCCACCGGCCACAGCCCGACCACCGGATGCGTCCGCCCTCCGGAGGCGGCATAGGCGGCGCCCGCCCTCTCCGCAGCTTCGCCGAGGCGGGTGGCGAGGTCGGCCGGCAGGAAGGGGCAGTCGGCCGGCACGGTGAGCAGGTATCGAGCGCCGGGGAAAGCCGCCGCCACATGGTCGAGCCCGGCGAGGATGCCGGCCAGCGGCCCCGGCGTGTCGGGCAGGCTGTCCGGCACCACCGGCAACTCCACGCCGAAGCGTTCCGCCGGGCCGTTGGCGTTGAGCAGCAGCATGCTCACCTGCGGCCCGATCCGCCGCACGATGCGCGCGAGGATGGCCTCGCCGCCGAGGGCGCGCAGTGCCTTGTCGCCGCCGCCCATGCGCCGCGACAGGCCGCCGGCGAGGATGAGCCCGACCGGCTTGTCCATCACTCGGTCGGCCGGGTGAGCATATAGGCGGAGACGCCGACGAAGATCGTGCCGATGATCGCCAGCACCGGCGTCGAGAGGCCGATGACGACCAGCAGCACGAAGCTGCCGGCCATGCTGCCCGTGGCGACCAGCTGCGCCCAGCGCGGGATGGCGCCGTTCTCGCGCCACGCTACCACCGACGGGCCGAGCCGCGGATGGGTCAGCAGCCAGTTCTCGAAGCGCGGCGAGGAGCGGGCGAACAGCCAGGCGGCGAGGATGAGGAACACCGTTCCCGGCATCACCGGGGTGACGATGCCGACGACGCCGAGCGCCACGCACACCCAGGCCAGCGCAAACATCAGCCAGCGCCCCGGTGCCGTAACGGAATATAGCTTCGACGGTCGTTCGGTCATCGCGGCCAGCAGGATCGCTCGGTCAAGTCGTTCGACCATACTCATATAATATTCATCCGGCGTTTAGGAGCTTCACTGCGACATCGCGTTCAAAAATGTGCAAGAGCAGACGCAGGGAAGGGCCGTTTGGCCCGATGAGATCAGAATCGTTCTTAACTGTTGCTGTCGCCTCCCGCCGCGCACGTTCCAGAAGATCGCCATGAACCTCAAGCCGTGCAAGGCGAAAGCCGGGAAAGCCGCTCTGCCGCGTGCCCAGCACGTCGCCCTCGCCGCGCAGCTTCAGATCCTGCTCGGCGAGGAAGAAGCCGTCCTCCGACTCCCGCAAGGCCTCGATCCGCTGGCGGGCGATCTCGCCGAGCGGGCGGCGGTAGAGCAGCAGGCAGGTCGAGGCGGCATCGCCCCGCCCGACGCGCCCGCGCAGCTGGTGCAGCTGGGCGAGGCCGAAGCGCTCGGCGTGCTCGATGACGATGATGCTCGCCTCCGGCACGTCGACGCCGACCTCCACCACCGTGGTCGCCACCAATATCTGCGTCTCGCCGGCGGCGAAGGCGGCCATGGCGGCGTCCTTCTCCGCGCCCTTCATCTTGCCGTGGACGAGGCCGACGCGGTTGCCGAACCAGGCCCGCAATTCGCCCGCGCGGGCCTCGGCGGCGGCGAGGTCGGAATTCTCCGATTCCTCGACCAGCGGGCAGATCCAGTAGGCGCGCCGTCCCTCGGCCAGTGCGCGGCCAAGGCTCGCCACCACCTCGTCGATGCGGTCGAGGGGGATGGCGCGGGTGTCGATCGGCTTGCGGCCGGCCGGCTTCTCGCGCAGCTCGCTGGAGTCCATGTCGCCGAAATAGGTCAGCACCAGCGTGCGGGGAATGGGCGTCGCGGTCATCACCAGCACGTCGACCGCCTCGCCCTTGGCGGCGAGCGCGAGGCGCTGGTGCACGCCGAAGCGGTGCTGCTCGTCGACGATGGCGAGCGCAAGGTCGCGGAAGGCGACACCTTCCTGGAACAGCGCGTGGGTGCCGATGACGAGGTCGATCTCGCCATTGGCGAGGGCGGTCAGAAGGGCCTCGCGGGCGCGCCCCTTCTCGCGGCCGGTGAGCAGAGCCAGCCGCAATCCGGCGGCCTGCGCCAGCGGCTCGATGGTCTTCATGTGCTGGCGGGCGAGGATCTCGGTCGGCGCCATCAGCGCCGCCTGCCGCCCGGTCTCGATCACGCTCGCCGCCGCCAGCAGGGCGACCACCGTCTTGCCGGAGCCGACATCGCCCTGCAGCAGCCGCAGCATGCGGTCCTGCGAGGCGATATCCGCACGGATCGCCTTCAGCGCCTCCACCTGCGAGCCGGTGAGCGAAAAGGGCAGGGCGGCCTCGATGCGGCGCGACAGCGACCCGTCGCCCACGCTCGGCCGCCCGACCTGCTTGGTCGTGCGCGCCCGCACCAGAGCGAGCGCCAGCTGGCCGGCCAGCAATTCGTCATAGGCGAGCCGCCGCCATGCCGGGCCGGCGGGGCTGGCGTCGAGCGTATCCTGCGGCTGGTGCACCTTGCGCAAAGCGGCGTGGAAGCCGATGCCGGGCGCCTCGCCTTGCCATTCCGGCAGCTCGGCGGTCTGGGCGAGGGCCGCCTCGACGGCGCGCCGCACATGGCCGTGGCCGAGGCCCTCCACCAGCGGATAGACGGGCTCGATCGGCGGCAACTTTGCGAGCCCGGCCGCATCGACCACGCGGTCGGGATGCGTCATCTGCGCCATGCCGTCATAGAGCGTGACGGTGCCGGATATCCACCGCGTCTCGCCGACGGGCAGCAGGCGCTCCATCCAGCTGCGATCGGCCTTGAAATAAGCGAGCATGATGTCGCCGGTCTCGTCATGCGCATAGACGCGGTAGGGCGCGCGCGAGCCGCGCGGCGTCGGCACATGCCGGTCGACGACGATCTCCAGCGTCACTACCGTGTCGGGCACCACCTGCGACAAGGTCGGGCGCGCCCGCCGGTCGATGGTGGAGGCGGGCAGGTGCATCAGCAGGTCGAGCACCCGCGCCTCGCCCTCTCGGCCGAGCAGCCGGTTGAACGGCTTCGCCAGCTTCGGGCCGATGCCCGGAAGGCCGGTGATCGAGGCGAAATAGGGATTGAGCAGGTCGGGCCGCAGCATGATGGCGCGAAGGTGGACGAAGGCGGGGCCGCGCGCAATGTAGCCATGACGGCGCAGCTCTTTCCGAGACGCCGACCTTCGCCTACCTGACATCGGCCGCTTGCCGCGCTAAACACACCGCCTTCCACGCCTTGAGCCATCGGCGCACAGGACCCATATGACCGGAACCACCCGTTCGAGCGCCGGCCTCGATGCCCGTCGCCGCCGCATCCTCTACCGCTCCTGGCATCGCGGCACGCGCGAGATGGACCTGTTGATGGGCCGTTTCGCCGACAAGCTGATCGCCGAC contains:
- the tgt gene encoding tRNA guanosine(34) transglycosylase Tgt, with protein sequence MMHQPLADEFRYRLHATDGAARLGEVVTPRGVIRTPAFMPVGTAATVKGMYPEQVRALGADILLGNTYHLMLRPGAERVAALGGLHEFMRWPHPILTDSGGFQVMSLAALRKMTEKGVTFRSHIDGTYYELTPERSVEIQGLLGSDIQMQLDECVRLPASGEEIARALRLSLRWAERSKKAFELQPKGRALFGIVQGGDAPELREESARGLVDIGFPGYSIGGLAVGEPQEVMLRMLEVVNPILPTDRPRYLMGVGTPDDIIESVARGVDMFDCVMPTRSGRHALAFTRFGRINLKNARHADDPRPLDEESDCPAARDYSRAYLHHLVRCDEMLGSMLLTWVNLAYYQHLMAGIRAAIAEGRFKAFKAEVKEGWARGDIPAR
- the wrbA gene encoding NAD(P)H:quinone oxidoreductase, yielding MAKVLVLYYSSYGHIEAMAEAVAEGAREAGAEVTIKRVPETAPLEVAQKAGFKLDQKAPVATVDELKDYDAIIFGSGTRFGNVTSQLRSFMDQTGGLWFTGALVGKVGSVFTSSATQHGGQESTILSFIPTLLHHGMVVVGLPYAFQGQTGLDEIKGGSPYGASTITGGDGARFPSAVELEGARYQGRHVAGIAAKLHG
- a CDS encoding alpha/beta hydrolase; this encodes MKLPRRLIVLSPLLLPAGLALANTAHQPLHGRPAPALPSRADTHVYLIRGLFGVFSLGLDDLMKELVAQGYHSEIYGWDEAQKVIDLINQRAEGGHTGPVVLIGHSLGANAVISVATSIQQQNIPVDLGVTFDATDPGQVPANVAVFINFWAQDGFGVPVSAVPGYAGDLQNVDLSDQPGIDHTTIDAMEPFHQEVITRLESMTSK
- a CDS encoding DUF2218 domain-containing protein; translated protein: MPATSALVPTAHASRYLQQLCKHWAHKLEVSFTPEHGTVKLPDGAMATMDAGPEALDVCIQASDAETLERMKDVVARHLDRFAFREAPLPFDWKDV
- a CDS encoding sulfurtransferase TusA family protein gives rise to the protein MDERTVPLRLDLRGLKCPLPALHARRALERAAPGAAIIVECTDPMAVIDIPHMVRQDGHLLDGQETEGDVLVFRLRKAG
- the mobB gene encoding molybdopterin-guanine dinucleotide biosynthesis protein B codes for the protein MRLIGFAGWSGAGKTTLLARLIPVLVGRGHRVSTIKHAHHNFDVDQPGKDSHTHRVVGATEVLVSSANRWALMHELRGAPEPDLPELLAHLAPVDLVLVEGFKRDHHPKIEIHRAEVGKPFLHPEDPYIVAIASDAPLADAPLPVLDLDDVEAVADFVDQHAAPIDGIGWRPSADQSAG
- the mobA gene encoding molybdenum cofactor guanylyltransferase MobA is translated as MDKPVGLILAGGLSRRMGGGDKALRALGGEAILARIVRRIGPQVSMLLLNANGPAERFGVELPVVPDSLPDTPGPLAGILAGLDHVAAAFPGARYLLTVPADCPFLPADLATRLGEAAERAGAAYAASGGRTHPVVGLWPVAARDELRRLLADGERRVDRWTERVGAVAVEWPAEPFDPFFNVNTPDDLAEAERLLAAYPAL
- a CDS encoding YbaN family protein, with product MFALAWVCVALGVVGIVTPVMPGTVFLILAAWLFARSSPRFENWLLTHPRLGPSVVAWRENGAIPRWAQLVATGSMAGSFVLLVVIGLSTPVLAIIGTIFVGVSAYMLTRPTE
- the recG gene encoding ATP-dependent DNA helicase RecG, translated to MLRPDLLNPYFASITGLPGIGPKLAKPFNRLLGREGEARVLDLLMHLPASTIDRRARPTLSQVVPDTVVTLEIVVDRHVPTPRGSRAPYRVYAHDETGDIMLAYFKADRSWMERLLPVGETRWISGTVTLYDGMAQMTHPDRVVDAAGLAKLPPIEPVYPLVEGLGHGHVRRAVEAALAQTAELPEWQGEAPGIGFHAALRKVHQPQDTLDASPAGPAWRRLAYDELLAGQLALALVRARTTKQVGRPSVGDGSLSRRIEAALPFSLTGSQVEALKAIRADIASQDRMLRLLQGDVGSGKTVVALLAAASVIETGRQAALMAPTEILARQHMKTIEPLAQAAGLRLALLTGREKGRAREALLTALANGEIDLVIGTHALFQEGVAFRDLALAIVDEQHRFGVHQRLALAAKGEAVDVLVMTATPIPRTLVLTYFGDMDSSELREKPAGRKPIDTRAIPLDRIDEVVASLGRALAEGRRAYWICPLVEESENSDLAAAEARAGELRAWFGNRVGLVHGKMKGAEKDAAMAAFAAGETQILVATTVVEVGVDVPEASIIVIEHAERFGLAQLHQLRGRVGRGDAASTCLLLYRRPLGEIARQRIEALRESEDGFFLAEQDLKLRGEGDVLGTRQSGFPGFRLARLEVHGDLLERARREATATVKNDSDLIGPNGPSLRLLLHIFERDVAVKLLNAG